In Capsicum annuum cultivar UCD-10X-F1 chromosome 7, UCD10Xv1.1, whole genome shotgun sequence, one genomic interval encodes:
- the LOC107878522 gene encoding uncharacterized protein LOC107878522 — translation MKEEAISSSHDPQLLPKSSSPPPIPTPAASSVGASSPAVPTNAGATDWFAQAQGSKAASLSRIGSQPMWTSVSNSAGGGSALGSSQPSCRPWERGDLLRRLSTFQPTNWFGKPKASSSLACARRGWVNVDVDRIECEACGANLRFVSSAIWTPDEADIVGEEFAKKLDEGHKATCPWSGNSCAESLVQFPPTPPSALIGGYKDRCDGLLQFPSLPIVAASAIEHIKVSRSSEIDRLLAQSQAFGGMEPIFRLDNMSGTETNIEDVFLVYSRANKLISLCGWEPRWLPNIQDCEEHSAQSARSGYSIGPTKYHTSLQDFGHGENVLPSSKKKIYSKNEAVGPRSKGESRSPLLDCSLCGATVRIWDFLTVVRPACFTPNSNDIPETSKKMALTRGVSAASGISGWVDADGVEKEQTEDLDEAATNEEGKSLSNVGVDLNLTMAGGLSSSQVNMDARPEQFQDVPKQRYPVTGQPSSSEVGGQAASYESRGPSSRKRNLEEGGSTVDRPQLPVQPADSVEGTVIDRDGDEVNDGSQYSAGPSKRPCHSDAVGTHHTSYGKDSSGAGPSLSLGFEIGTGAPKDDTFGRRHEQLIGMPSTRDSTHVSSVIAMDTVHSTDDSMESVENLPGDFDDVHFPSTSMLRSADPVETSELNYSNQAQQSTCPAVVRSAGEMGVSSTNDEEVVNADTATANVRDGPSFGISGGSIGMGASHEAEIHGTDASVHRADSVAGEVEAVAEITENQGQTGEFAPDPGLMGDYVPEEVDRGDPNGDSQDLTSRSVGRADSGSKVVGSAKAESIESGEKNCDVQPMLPNSPHPSLSCNAVVCSAHEASKEEVTQNNAPATDDCGFIESDYMLANGTGPPIGESNYEEVVEFDPIKHHNFFCPWVNGNVAAAGCSSSGSSSSNTGAIALCGWQLTLDALDSFQSLGHVPVQTVESESAASLYKDDHRAPNRKLLARHSFSKHHGHN, via the exons ATGAAGGAAGAAGCTATAAGCTCTTCCCATGATCCTCAATTGCTCCCTAAATCATCTTCTCCACCCCCAATTCCCACACCTGCAGCTAG TTCTGTAGGAGCATCGTCTCCTGCTGTTCCAACAAATGCTGGGGCCACAGATTGGTTTGCACAAGCGCAGGGTTCAAAAGCAGCTTCACTTTCCCGTATTGGTTCACAGCCCATGTGGACTTCAGTGAGCAATAGTGCTGGTGGTGGTTCTGCTCTAGGATCATCACAACCTTCATGTAGACCATGGGAAAGGGGTGATCTATTGAGGCGTCTGTCCACTTTCCAACCCACAAACTGGTTTGGAAAGCCTAAG GCTTCAAGTTCACTGGCCTGTGCTAGAAGAGGCTGGGTGAATGTGGATGTTGATAGAATTGAGTGTGAAGCTTGTGGTGCTAATTTGAGATTCGTTTCTTCTGCAATATGGACCCCTGAtgaag CTGATATTGTGGGGGAAGAATTTGCAAAGAAACTTGACGAAGGGCACAAGGCCACTTGTCCTTGGAGCGGAAACAGCTGCGCAGAAAGCTTGGTCCAGTTCCCTCCTACACCACCATCAGCCTTAATTGGTGGTTATAAGGATCGATGTGATGGTTTGCTACAGTTTCCTTCACTTCCAATTGTGGCTGCATCTGCTATTGAGCACATCAAGGTCTCTCGAAGTTCAGAAATTGATCGCCTTCTAGCTCAATCGCAGGCTTTTGGTGGCATGGAACCCATCTTTAGGTTAGACAACATGTCAGGAACTGAAACCAACATAGAAGATGTCTTCCTTGTATACTCTCGT GCCAATAAGTTGATAAGCCTGTGTGGATGGGAGCCAAGATGGCTTCCAAACATCCAAGACTGTGAAGAACATTCTGCTCAATCAGCTAGGAGTGGGTACTCCATTGGTCCCACAAAATATCACACTTCTCTGCAAGATTTTGGCCATGGAGAAAATGTATTGCcttcttcaaagaaaaaaatttatagtAAGAATGAAGCTGTGGGTCCCAGGTCTAAAGGTGAATCTAGGTCGCCTTTATTGGATTGTAGTTTGTGTGGAGCCACCGTGAGAATCTGGGACTTCCTCACTGTTGTCCGTCCTGCTTGCTTTACTCCAAATAGCAATGATATCCCTGAAACAAGCAAGAAGATGGCATTGACACGTGGAGTAAGTGCTGCTAGTGGAATCAGTGGATGGGTTGATGCTGATGGTGTGGAAAAGGAACAGACTGAGGACCTTGATGAAGCTGCAACAAATGAAGAGGGAAAGTCTTTGTCAAATGTAGGAGTAGATCTGAATCTCACTATGGCTGGTGGATTATCCTCTTCACAGGTGAACATGGATGCGAGGCCTGAGCAATTCCAAGATGTCCCGAAACAAAGATATCCAGTTACTGGGCAACCTTCGAGCAGTGAAGTTGGTGGTCAAGCAGCTTCATATGAATCCCGAGGCCCTAGTTCACGCAAACGAAACTTAGAGGAAGGTGGAAGCACAGTTGATAGGCCACAATTGCCAGTACAACCGGCCGATAGTGTTGAAGGCACTGTGATAGACCGTGACGGGGATGAAGTAAATGATGGGAGTCAGTACTCAGCTGGCCCATCAAAGCGTCCATGCCACTCTGATGCTGTTGGGACCCACCATACCTCATATGGCAAGGATTCATCAGGTGCTGGTCCTAGCCTGTcacttggttttgagattggtacTGGTGCTCCGAAAGATGATACCTTTGGCCGAAGACATGAACAGCTAATTGGTATGCCCTCTACTCGAGACTCAACACATGTTTCATCTGTTATTGCAATGGACACTGTTCACAGTACAGATGATTCAATGGAAAGTGTTGAGAATCTTCCCGGAGACTTTGATGATGTTCATTTCCCTTCTACATCTATGTTAAGAAGTGCAGACCCAGTGGAAACTTCAGAGTTGAACTACAGTAATCAAGCACAACAGAGTACCTGTCCAGCTGTGGTCAGAAGTGCTGGTGAAATGGGTGTTAGTAGCACAAATGATGAAGAAGTCGTGAATGCTGATACTGCCACTGCCAATGTGAGGGATGGCCCTAGCTTCGGGATCAGTGGAGGAAGTATTGGAATGGGTGCTAGTCATGAAGCTGAAATCCATGGGACAGATGCTTCTGTGCACAGAGCAGATAGCGTTGCTGGTGAGGTAGAAGCAGTTGCTGAAATTACTGAAAATCAGGGGCAAACAGGTGAGTTTGCTCCAGATCCCGGGCTAATGGGTGACTACGTCCCTGAAGAAGTGGACCGTGGAGATCCCAATGGTGATAGTCAAGATCTGACATCTCGTTCAGTGGGAAGGGCTGATAGTGGCTCAAAAGTTGTTGGCTCAGCCAAAGCAGAATCCATTGAAAGCGGTGAAAAGAATTGTGACGTGCAACCTATGCTCCCGAATAGTCCACATCCTTCTCTTTCTTGCAATGCTGTCGTATGTTCCGCCCATGAAGCATCCAAAGAAGAAGTTACCCAAAATAATGCCCCAGCTACTGATGATTGTGGATTCATTGAGTCAGACTATATGCTTGCAAATGGGACAG GGCCTCCTATTGGAGAAAGCAACTATGAAGAAGTTGTAGAGTTTGATCCAATTAAGCATCATAATTTTTTCTGTCCTTGGGTAAATGGAAATGTTGCTGCTGCTGGCTGCAGTAGTAGTGGCAGTTCCTCTTCCAACACTGGTGCTATTGCTCTCTGTGGTTGGCAGCTGACATTAGATGCTTTGGATTCTTTCCAGTCACTCGGACATGTTCCAGTCCAAACTGTTGAATCTGAATCAGCCGCATCTCTGTACAAG GATGATCATCGTGCACCAAATAGGAAGCTCTTGGCACGCCACTCTTTTAGCAAACATCATGGACATAACTGA
- the LOC107878520 gene encoding CASP-like protein 2A1 — protein sequence MKSSNMGGGSTPLQKREMDDDNEGSSSMRTAETMLRLLPMGLCVVALVIMLKNSQTNEYGSLSYSDLGTFRYLVHANGICAGYSLLSAIVAAVPRSITMSRAWTFFLLDQILTYVILAAGAVSTEVVYLAYKGDTAVTWSESCGSFRGFCHKATASVSITFIVSLCYAGLSLLSSYRLFSKYDAPVGSYNNKGGIEISNY from the exons atgaaaagtaGTAATATGGGTGGAGGAAGCACTCCACTTCAAAAAAGAGAGatggatgatgataatgaaggaAGTAGTAGCATGAGAACAGCTGAGACTATGTTGCGTTTGCTGCCAATGGGACTTTGTGTTGTGGCTCTTGTTATCATGCTCAAAAACTCACAAACTAATGAGTATGGTTCCCTTTCCTACTCTGACCTTGGAACCTTCAG GTACTTAGTGCATGCAAATGGAATTTGTGCAGGCTATTCTCTTTTATCAGCAATAGTAGCAGCTGTACCTCGTTCAATAACCATGTCTAGAGCCTGGACTTTCTTCCTCCTTGATCAG ATACTGACATATGTAATACTGGCTGCTGGAGCTGTATCGACGGAGGTGGTGTATCTAGCATACAAAGGGGACACAGCAGTAACATGGAGTGAATCATGTGGTTCATTCAGAGGTTTTTGCCACAAAGCCACAGCATCAGTGTCCATTACTTTCATAGTAAGCCTTTGCTATGCAGGGCTTTCGCTCCTCTCGTCTTATCGGCTTTTCAGCAAGTATGATGCACCAGTTGGATCCTATAACAACAAGGGGGGGATTGAGATTTCTAactattga